In a single window of the Natronosalvus caseinilyticus genome:
- the serS gene encoding serine--tRNA ligase — protein sequence MLDRTILREDPEAVRTALENRGTDVDLEAILEADEEWRDLKARGDDLRHQRNEVSSKIGELKQAGEDEAAEDAIERSQSLKAEIEEVENRATDLEADLEERMLELPQIPDESVPVGADEDENVERRRWGFDDLRDLPADVTPHYDLGEDLDVIDEARAAKTTGAGFYFLKGDGARLEHALIQFMLEIHREQGYVDLLPPVPVSSESMRGTGQFPKFVDDAYRLGGSNEDPYDDEDLWLCPTAEVPVTNMYADEILLRDDLPLKHQAVTPNFRREAGEHGTETRGIVRVHQFNKVELVNFVEPEKSDDRLEDLVGEAAAVLERLGLPYRILELCTGDLTFASAKTYDIEVWAPGDDMDDGPEEGGRWLEVSSASNFEDFQARRAGLRYRPERHESAEYLHTLNASGLALPRVMVAILEYYQNEDGTVTVPEALRPYMGGQEVIEGHEKVGESALGAGERE from the coding sequence ATGCTCGACCGGACGATCCTGCGCGAGGACCCCGAGGCGGTCCGCACGGCCCTCGAGAACCGGGGGACCGACGTCGACCTCGAGGCAATCCTGGAGGCCGACGAGGAGTGGCGCGACCTGAAAGCCCGCGGCGATGACCTTCGCCACCAGCGAAACGAGGTGAGTTCGAAGATCGGCGAACTGAAACAGGCCGGCGAGGACGAAGCGGCCGAGGACGCCATCGAGCGCTCGCAGTCGCTCAAGGCCGAGATCGAGGAAGTCGAGAATCGGGCGACCGACCTCGAGGCCGACCTCGAGGAGCGTATGCTCGAGTTACCGCAGATTCCCGACGAGAGCGTCCCCGTCGGCGCGGACGAGGACGAGAACGTCGAGCGCCGTCGGTGGGGCTTCGACGACCTGCGCGACCTGCCCGCAGACGTGACGCCCCACTACGACCTCGGCGAGGATCTAGACGTCATCGACGAAGCCCGGGCCGCCAAGACCACCGGCGCCGGCTTTTACTTCCTCAAGGGCGACGGCGCCCGCCTCGAGCACGCGCTGATCCAGTTCATGCTCGAGATTCACCGCGAGCAGGGGTACGTCGACCTCCTGCCCCCGGTCCCGGTCTCGAGCGAATCGATGCGCGGGACGGGCCAGTTCCCCAAGTTCGTCGACGACGCCTACCGACTCGGCGGCAGCAACGAGGACCCCTACGACGACGAGGATCTCTGGCTCTGTCCCACCGCGGAGGTCCCCGTCACCAACATGTACGCCGACGAGATCCTCCTGAGGGACGACCTCCCGTTGAAACATCAGGCGGTCACGCCGAACTTCCGACGGGAAGCCGGCGAACACGGGACCGAAACGCGGGGCATCGTTCGCGTCCACCAGTTCAACAAGGTCGAGCTGGTCAACTTCGTCGAACCCGAAAAGAGTGACGACCGCCTCGAGGACCTCGTGGGCGAGGCCGCGGCGGTGCTCGAGCGACTGGGGCTCCCCTACCGCATCCTCGAACTCTGTACCGGCGACCTGACGTTCGCGAGCGCGAAGACCTACGACATCGAGGTCTGGGCGCCCGGCGACGACATGGACGACGGTCCCGAGGAGGGTGGCCGGTGGCTCGAGGTCTCGAGCGCGTCGAACTTCGAGGATTTCCAGGCCCGCCGGGCCGGCCTTCGATACCGGCCCGAGCGCCACGAGTCGGCCGAATATCTCCACACGCTCAACGCCTCTGGGCTGGCGCTGCCGCGCGTGATGGTGGCGATCCTCGAGTATTATCAGAACGAAGACGGTACCGTCACCGTCCCCGAGGCGCTCCGGCCGTACATGGGCGGCCAGGAAGTCATCGAGGGCCACGAGAAAGTCGGCGAGAGCGCGCTGGGCGCGGGCGAACGGGAGTAA
- a CDS encoding class 1 fructose-bisphosphatase, with product MATALDDAVEPVNSIVRTVARSATEIRQGLIGRRSSAAEENPSGETQLEADVWADDLLYNRLSRLEGVAQYASEEREEVLDCGEDVDVDDGVAVALDPLDGSSNLKSNNTMGTIVGIYDEPLPAPGEALVGACYVLYGPITTMVVATEDGVSEYELGGGEATVVQADVTLPDDPVVYGVGGRVPDWPPAIEAYVSRLESELKLRYGGAMIGDVNQVLTYGGLFAYPTLESSPEGKLRVQFEGNPIGYILERAGGRSSDGHGSLLAVEPTKLHQRTPLYVGNEAYVDLIEDVLADA from the coding sequence ATGGCGACGGCGCTCGACGACGCGGTCGAGCCGGTGAATTCGATCGTGCGGACGGTCGCCCGGTCGGCGACCGAGATCCGCCAGGGCCTCATCGGCCGCCGGAGCAGCGCCGCCGAGGAGAACCCCAGCGGCGAGACCCAGCTCGAGGCGGACGTCTGGGCCGACGACCTCCTCTACAATCGCCTCTCGCGACTCGAGGGGGTCGCCCAGTACGCGAGCGAGGAGCGCGAGGAGGTTCTCGACTGTGGTGAGGATGTCGACGTGGACGACGGCGTCGCCGTCGCCCTCGACCCGCTCGACGGCTCCTCGAACCTGAAGTCGAACAACACGATGGGGACCATCGTCGGGATCTACGACGAGCCGCTCCCGGCCCCAGGCGAGGCTCTCGTGGGCGCGTGTTACGTCCTCTACGGACCGATCACCACGATGGTCGTCGCCACCGAGGACGGCGTCTCTGAGTACGAACTGGGCGGGGGCGAGGCGACGGTCGTCCAGGCCGACGTGACCCTCCCCGACGACCCGGTCGTCTACGGCGTCGGCGGGCGCGTCCCCGACTGGCCGCCCGCGATCGAAGCCTACGTGAGCCGCCTCGAGAGCGAACTCAAACTCCGGTACGGCGGGGCGATGATCGGCGACGTCAACCAGGTGCTGACCTACGGCGGGCTCTTCGCGTACCCGACCCTCGAGTCGAGCCCCGAGGGAAAACTGCGCGTCCAGTTCGAGGGCAACCCCATCGGGTACATCCTCGAGCGGGCCGGCGGTCGTTCGAGCGACGGCCACGGCTCCCTGCTCGCCGTCGAACCGACCAAGCTCCACCAGCGGACGCCGCTGTACGTCGGGAACGAGGCGTACGTCGATCTGATCGAGGACGTCCTCGCCGACGCGTAA
- a CDS encoding GNAT family N-acetyltransferase, translating to MPGPVFLEGDRVELRTVEQEDAAFLQELINDPSVRTSLFSYRPIAGHQEREWIESIGEDDAVKLLICVDGEAVGIVTLEPPNDVWGCAEIAYMVAPAEWGNGYATDAVEALCGYAFTERRLNKVYASVYATNGASARVLEKAGFQKEGEFRREAFVEGEYVDLLRYGLLAEEWMDGS from the coding sequence ATGCCCGGCCCAGTATTCCTCGAGGGAGACCGCGTCGAGTTACGAACCGTCGAACAGGAGGATGCCGCGTTCTTACAGGAACTGATCAACGACCCCTCCGTCCGGACGAGCCTGTTTTCCTACCGCCCCATCGCCGGTCACCAGGAGCGCGAGTGGATCGAATCGATCGGCGAGGACGACGCCGTCAAACTCCTGATCTGCGTCGACGGCGAGGCCGTCGGCATCGTCACCCTCGAGCCCCCGAACGACGTCTGGGGCTGTGCCGAGATTGCGTACATGGTCGCGCCGGCTGAGTGGGGCAACGGCTACGCCACCGACGCGGTCGAGGCCCTCTGCGGCTATGCGTTCACCGAACGACGGCTCAACAAGGTGTACGCGAGCGTCTACGCGACGAACGGGGCCTCGGCGCGCGTGCTCGAGAAGGCGGGGTTCCAGAAGGAAGGCGAGTTTCGCCGGGAGGCGTTCGTCGAGGGCGAGTACGTGGACCTCCTTCGGTACGGGTTGCTGGCTGAGGAGTGGATGGACGGCAGTTGA
- a CDS encoding phytoene/squalene synthase family protein, with amino-acid sequence MTTGHSPPAAESDIEWCYDAVHGVSRTFSITIDRLEEPMARHICLGYLLCRIADTIEDAGHIPPAEQTALLETFDRVLDPDADTTAEDFREAAEPWIPEDRSNDWDVVAHAPRIVRTFESFEDEPREIMREPVRELVDGMAMFTSRYADEGGLRLQTLEELEEYCWYAAGTVGTLITGLVARGTSPERAEVLRDNARSFALLLQLVNIAKDVETDYHEENNVYLPAEWLAEEDVAVERVTDEAHHSGVTNVIRRVTGRAEGYLDGAQRYLEVVPERHGNTLSAWAIPYLLAVGTLRELRERPEDVIREGNVKITRAEVFAVMQRFEQDLSRSALEELRREMSEKPLHQ; translated from the coding sequence ATGACTACGGGCCACTCCCCTCCAGCCGCCGAATCCGACATCGAGTGGTGCTACGACGCCGTCCACGGCGTTTCGCGCACCTTCTCGATTACCATCGACCGACTCGAGGAGCCGATGGCACGTCACATCTGCCTGGGGTACCTCCTGTGTCGAATCGCGGATACGATCGAGGACGCCGGCCACATCCCACCGGCCGAACAGACCGCCCTGCTCGAGACGTTCGATCGGGTACTCGATCCGGACGCCGACACGACGGCCGAAGACTTCCGCGAGGCCGCCGAACCCTGGATCCCGGAGGACCGGTCGAACGACTGGGACGTCGTCGCGCACGCCCCGCGAATCGTCCGAACGTTCGAATCATTCGAGGACGAACCTCGCGAGATCATGCGTGAACCCGTCAGGGAACTCGTCGACGGGATGGCGATGTTCACCAGCCGGTACGCCGACGAGGGCGGTCTCCGCCTCCAGACGCTCGAGGAACTCGAGGAGTACTGCTGGTACGCCGCCGGGACCGTCGGGACGCTCATCACGGGGCTCGTCGCCCGCGGCACCTCGCCCGAGCGCGCCGAGGTGCTGCGCGACAACGCCCGGTCGTTCGCCCTGCTCTTGCAGCTGGTCAACATCGCGAAGGACGTCGAAACCGACTACCACGAGGAGAACAACGTCTACCTGCCGGCCGAGTGGCTCGCAGAAGAGGACGTCGCCGTCGAACGCGTCACCGACGAGGCCCACCACAGCGGCGTCACGAACGTCATTCGTCGGGTGACCGGGCGGGCGGAGGGATACCTCGACGGCGCCCAGCGCTACCTCGAGGTGGTGCCCGAACGCCACGGGAACACGCTGTCGGCGTGGGCGATTCCGTACCTCCTGGCCGTGGGCACCCTGCGGGAACTCCGCGAACGGCCCGAGGACGTCATTCGTGAGGGGAACGTCAAGATTACGCGCGCGGAGGTCTTCGCCGTGATGCAACGGTTCGAACAGGACCTCTCGAGGTCGGCACTCGAGGAGTTGCGACGCGAGATGTCCGAGAAGCCGCTGCACCAGTAG
- the argS gene encoding arginine--tRNA ligase → MFRSLRAEVETALEGALSTLDLPTDDLGIEEPPEDVPAVLASSVAFRLAGEMGAAPPQVAAQLAEEIDVDDLEYVGRIDTQGPYLNFLPSDAYFADTLAAGTDETYGHLPDRDTSVVVEHTSANPTGPVHVGRARNPIVGDAVANVLDAAGYDVERHYYVNDAGRQMAVFTWAYETFDESDLESEPERDRIEYDLVRYYQKGNAYLEDADDAAVEEAEAEIQAILQGLEEGNEATFERVQTVVDQVLGGMRECLSRLPAEFDEFVKETRFMLDGSTQEVADRLRDTEYAVLEEGAWQLDLEERGIEKNLVFLRSDGTSLYTTRDLAHHEWKFEHYDRAVTVLGEDHKLQATQLEATLDLLGNDTDALDSIHFSWVNLPGGEGMSTRRGTGIMLDDLLDEAIDRARDEVESRMDDRIRDDDLDEADVERIAHQVGIGAVRYDIVSKQPTKGITFEWDQALDFEAQSAPYVQYVHARCCGILDEAGVGVGGDIETDVDADLLTTEAERDLLETIARFPAVIEEAADDLEPHQVATFTREFAEAFNAFYRECPVLADDVEPDVREARLALVAASRHTMANALAVLGVEAPESM, encoded by the coding sequence ATGTTCCGTTCACTCCGTGCGGAGGTCGAGACCGCCCTCGAGGGGGCGCTCTCTACGCTCGACCTCCCGACCGACGACCTCGGCATCGAAGAGCCGCCAGAAGACGTCCCGGCCGTCCTGGCCTCGAGTGTCGCCTTCCGGCTGGCCGGCGAAATGGGGGCCGCCCCGCCCCAGGTCGCGGCCCAGCTAGCCGAGGAAATCGACGTCGACGACCTCGAGTACGTCGGCCGGATCGACACCCAGGGGCCGTACCTCAATTTCCTGCCGAGCGACGCCTACTTCGCCGACACCCTCGCGGCGGGGACCGACGAGACCTACGGCCACCTCCCCGACCGCGACACCTCGGTCGTCGTCGAACACACCAGTGCCAACCCCACCGGCCCGGTTCACGTCGGCCGCGCCCGCAACCCGATCGTCGGCGACGCCGTGGCGAACGTCCTCGACGCCGCCGGCTACGACGTCGAACGCCACTACTACGTCAACGACGCCGGCCGACAGATGGCGGTCTTCACCTGGGCCTACGAGACCTTCGACGAGAGCGACCTGGAGTCCGAACCCGAGCGTGACCGTATCGAGTACGACCTCGTGCGCTACTACCAGAAGGGCAACGCCTACCTCGAGGATGCCGACGATGCGGCCGTCGAGGAAGCCGAAGCCGAAATTCAGGCCATCCTGCAGGGTCTCGAGGAAGGCAACGAGGCGACTTTCGAGCGCGTCCAAACTGTCGTCGATCAAGTTCTGGGCGGCATGCGCGAGTGTCTGTCCCGCCTCCCTGCCGAATTCGACGAATTCGTCAAGGAGACCCGGTTCATGCTCGACGGAAGCACGCAGGAGGTCGCCGACCGCCTCCGTGACACCGAGTACGCCGTCCTCGAGGAGGGAGCCTGGCAGCTCGACCTCGAGGAGAGGGGGATCGAGAAGAACCTCGTCTTCCTGCGCTCGGATGGCACCTCGCTGTACACCACGCGCGACCTGGCCCACCACGAGTGGAAGTTCGAGCACTACGACCGCGCGGTGACCGTCCTCGGCGAGGATCACAAGCTCCAGGCCACTCAGCTCGAGGCAACCCTGGATCTGCTCGGCAACGATACCGACGCCCTGGATTCGATCCACTTCTCGTGGGTCAACCTCCCCGGCGGCGAGGGAATGTCGACCCGTCGCGGGACGGGGATCATGCTCGACGACCTGCTGGACGAGGCGATCGACCGCGCCCGCGACGAAGTCGAGAGCCGCATGGACGACCGCATCCGAGACGACGACCTCGACGAGGCGGACGTCGAGCGCATCGCCCACCAGGTCGGCATCGGCGCCGTCCGTTACGACATCGTCTCGAAGCAACCCACGAAGGGGATCACCTTCGAGTGGGACCAGGCACTCGATTTCGAGGCGCAGTCAGCCCCCTACGTGCAGTACGTTCACGCGCGCTGTTGTGGGATCCTGGACGAGGCCGGTGTCGGCGTCGGCGGCGATATCGAAACTGACGTGGACGCCGACCTGCTCACCACGGAGGCCGAACGCGACCTCCTCGAGACTATCGCCCGTTTTCCAGCCGTCATCGAGGAAGCCGCCGACGACCTCGAGCCCCACCAGGTGGCGACTTTCACCCGCGAGTTCGCGGAGGCGTTCAACGCCTTCTACCGCGAGTGTCCGGTGCTCGCCGACGACGTCGAACCCGACGTGCGCGAGGCGCGCCTGGCGCTGGTCGCCGCCTCGAGGCACACGATGGCCAACGCGCTGGCTGTGCTCGGGGTCGAGGCACCGGAGTCGATGTGA
- a CDS encoding 3-hydroxyacyl-CoA dehydrogenase family protein, producing MVRQDIERIGVVGAGTMGSGIAQVAATTGYDVVMRDIESEYVESGFDAIADSLERLDGKDALPDDPETIRARIAGTTNLADLADCDLVVEAAVENMEVKRDIFQDLEDTCDEDVVLATNTSTLSITSIAAPLEHPERVVGLHFMNPVPIMEGVEIVVGEKTTAAVTDLAHEIAEDLGKTTWESDDKPGFVTNRILMPWLNEGIRAYDEGVASKEDIDAGMELGTNVPMGPLKLADHIGLDVCLHASETMYEELGDRYKPAYLLKRKVEAGDLGKKTGRGFYEYD from the coding sequence ATGGTACGCCAGGACATCGAGCGAATCGGCGTCGTCGGTGCGGGGACGATGGGGAGCGGCATCGCCCAGGTCGCCGCCACGACCGGCTACGACGTGGTCATGCGCGACATCGAATCCGAGTACGTCGAGAGCGGATTCGACGCGATTGCCGACAGCCTCGAGCGCCTCGACGGGAAGGACGCCCTGCCCGACGACCCCGAAACAATCCGGGCGCGAATCGCCGGGACGACCAACCTCGCGGACCTCGCCGACTGCGACCTGGTCGTCGAGGCCGCCGTCGAGAACATGGAGGTCAAGCGGGACATCTTCCAGGATCTCGAGGACACCTGCGACGAGGACGTCGTGCTCGCGACCAACACGAGCACGCTCTCGATCACCTCGATTGCGGCGCCGCTCGAGCACCCCGAGCGCGTCGTCGGCCTGCACTTCATGAACCCCGTGCCGATCATGGAAGGCGTCGAAATCGTCGTCGGGGAGAAGACGACCGCCGCCGTCACCGACCTGGCGCACGAAATCGCCGAGGACCTCGGAAAGACGACCTGGGAATCGGACGACAAGCCTGGCTTCGTCACGAACCGTATCCTGATGCCCTGGCTCAACGAGGGGATCAGGGCCTACGACGAGGGCGTCGCGAGCAAGGAAGACATCGACGCGGGGATGGAACTCGGGACGAACGTCCCGATGGGACCATTAAAACTGGCCGATCACATCGGCCTCGACGTCTGCCTGCACGCCTCCGAGACCATGTACGAGGAACTCGGGGATCGATACAAACCGGCCTACCTCCTCAAGCGCAAGGTCGAAGCAGGCGACCTCGGCAAAAAGACCGGACGGGGCTTCTACGAGTACGACTAG
- a CDS encoding winged helix-turn-helix domain-containing protein — protein MSKPEVSSDSTILECTDCLGPAEAFALIGNETRLSILEALWAADERPVSFSDLRRAVDMRDSAQFNYHLQKLSGQFVVQRDGGYDFKHAGEKVVRSVIAGTFNEHPDLEPFPVQGGCVTCGGPLQGVYEDERLAIECADCGQRHGEYSFPPGGLADRTHEEVAEAFDNRVRHLHCLAADGVCPECSGRMETHVVEEGSCCLGVDVRVDHECVQCGHTLCSAAGLRLLDHSAVVTFHRERGINLDERPYWTLPWCVSDEFTRVVARDPYRLEVRMPAGEDVMTVRLDDDLDVLETSVDSRSC, from the coding sequence ATGAGCAAACCCGAGGTCTCGAGCGACTCCACGATCCTCGAGTGCACGGACTGTCTCGGCCCGGCTGAGGCCTTCGCCCTCATCGGCAACGAGACGCGCCTCTCGATCCTTGAGGCACTGTGGGCCGCCGACGAACGCCCGGTGTCGTTTTCGGACCTCCGTCGAGCGGTCGACATGCGAGATTCGGCGCAGTTCAACTACCACCTCCAGAAACTCTCGGGCCAGTTCGTGGTCCAGCGAGACGGCGGCTACGACTTCAAACACGCCGGCGAGAAGGTCGTTAGATCTGTGATCGCCGGCACGTTCAACGAACACCCCGACCTCGAGCCCTTCCCCGTACAGGGCGGTTGCGTCACCTGCGGCGGCCCGCTTCAGGGCGTCTACGAGGACGAACGACTGGCCATCGAGTGTGCCGACTGCGGCCAGCGCCACGGCGAGTACTCCTTCCCGCCGGGCGGCCTCGCCGATCGGACCCACGAGGAGGTCGCCGAGGCGTTCGACAACCGGGTGCGCCACCTGCACTGTCTGGCCGCTGACGGCGTCTGCCCGGAGTGCAGCGGCCGCATGGAAACGCACGTCGTCGAGGAAGGATCGTGCTGTCTCGGCGTCGACGTCCGCGTCGACCACGAGTGTGTCCAGTGCGGGCACACCCTCTGTTCGGCGGCCGGCCTCCGCCTGCTCGATCACTCGGCAGTCGTGACCTTCCATCGCGAACGCGGGATCAACCTCGACGAGCGCCCCTACTGGACGCTCCCGTGGTGTGTCAGCGACGAGTTCACCCGCGTCGTGGCTCGCGACCCGTACCGACTCGAGGTCCGGATGCCCGCCGGCGAGGACGTGATGACCGTCCGGCTGGACGACGACCTGGACGTGCTCGAGACGAGCGTCGACTCGCGGTCCTGTTGA
- a CDS encoding potassium channel family protein → MDPLADEAPSTPIEYEPISVKDVLIEMKDTAELLIDLAYSAVLHRNEDLAREVLRLESRMDRLEMRGRMSLMMAARNPDDAEQLAPVLGIVAAADQISDAAGDIAKVVLEDIGLPEAMRAALPEAVETLVREVVADDSAYAGRTLEDINMESETGVRVIALRRGDKWILNPGPQTTVEAADVAFMRGPDAGIEEVCEAMTGTPHEPPVVESPDLPDLERAVDAIVHMKNLSELAVDLAYSSVLFDSDGLAEEVQNLEVEVDALESRFEAWALRAAADASDPVRLRGLIHLSKATEVISDAAVDITEGVFREIDVHPVVQMAVEESDEIIARLEVEPGSQLDGQSIVDGMPDTESTMSIIAIRRPEDGWLLVGDADASLQAGDVLIAKGTRTSAAAFEDLAQA, encoded by the coding sequence ATGGACCCGCTCGCGGACGAGGCGCCGTCGACGCCCATCGAGTACGAGCCGATCAGCGTCAAGGACGTGTTGATCGAGATGAAAGACACGGCCGAACTGCTGATCGACCTCGCGTACTCCGCCGTGCTCCACCGGAACGAGGACCTCGCGCGCGAGGTACTTCGCCTCGAGTCGCGCATGGACCGCCTCGAGATGCGCGGGCGGATGAGCCTCATGATGGCGGCCCGAAACCCGGACGACGCCGAACAGCTCGCGCCGGTGCTGGGCATCGTGGCCGCGGCCGACCAGATCAGCGACGCCGCCGGCGACATCGCGAAGGTCGTGCTGGAGGACATCGGGCTTCCGGAGGCGATGCGCGCGGCCCTGCCCGAGGCCGTCGAGACGCTCGTCCGCGAGGTCGTCGCCGACGACTCGGCCTACGCCGGGCGAACCCTCGAGGACATCAACATGGAGTCCGAGACGGGCGTCCGGGTCATCGCGCTTCGGCGCGGCGACAAGTGGATCCTCAACCCCGGCCCACAGACGACGGTCGAAGCCGCGGACGTGGCGTTCATGCGCGGACCCGACGCCGGAATCGAGGAGGTCTGTGAGGCCATGACCGGCACGCCCCACGAACCCCCAGTCGTCGAATCTCCGGACTTGCCCGACCTCGAACGGGCCGTCGACGCCATCGTCCACATGAAGAACCTCTCGGAACTGGCCGTCGACCTGGCCTACAGCAGCGTCCTCTTCGACAGCGACGGCCTGGCCGAGGAGGTCCAGAACCTCGAGGTCGAGGTCGACGCCCTCGAGTCGCGGTTCGAGGCGTGGGCGCTGCGGGCGGCCGCCGACGCGTCGGACCCGGTTCGACTGCGCGGCCTGATCCACCTGAGCAAGGCGACGGAGGTCATCAGCGACGCCGCCGTCGACATTACCGAGGGCGTCTTTCGCGAAATCGACGTCCACCCGGTCGTGCAGATGGCCGTCGAGGAGAGCGACGAGATCATCGCCCGCCTTGAGGTCGAGCCGGGGAGCCAGCTGGACGGCCAGTCGATCGTCGACGGGATGCCCGACACCGAGTCGACCATGTCGATCATCGCCATCCGTCGGCCCGAGGACGGCTGGTTGCTGGTCGGGGACGCCGACGCGAGCCTCCAGGCGGGCGACGTGCTGATCGCGAAGGGGACCAGGACATCGGCGGCGGCGTTCGAGGACCTGGCTCAAGCCTGA
- a CDS encoding translation initiation factor IF-2 subunit gamma: protein MAGNGQPEVNIGLVGHVDHGKTTLVQALSGSWTDQHSEEMKRGISIRLGYADATFRRCPGVDEPECFTVEEECPDGSESEPVRTVSFVDAPGHETLMATMLSGASLMDGAVLVVSASEPVPQPQTEEHLMALDIIGIENIVIAQNKVDLVDAETARDNYQQIKEFVAGTVAEDAPIVPLSAGQEVNIDYLIGAIEEEIPTPERDPDVDPRMHVARSFDINKPGTTYENITGGVLGGSLVAGQLDVGDELEVRPGRQVEEGGQSEYVPIETTVRSLQAAGQSVDTATPGGLLGVGTGLDPALTKGDALAGRIAGPPGSLPPTWEQFTMSVDLLERVVGAEGSETIDPISTGEPLMMTVGTSTTVGAVTSAREGECEVNLQRPVCAEPGAKIAINRRIGARWRLIGLGTLQE from the coding sequence ATGGCAGGAAATGGACAACCGGAGGTGAACATCGGACTCGTCGGCCACGTCGATCACGGCAAGACGACGCTGGTGCAGGCCCTGAGCGGCTCGTGGACCGACCAGCACTCAGAGGAGATGAAACGCGGCATCTCTATCAGGCTGGGATACGCGGACGCGACGTTCCGTCGCTGTCCCGGGGTCGACGAACCCGAATGTTTCACCGTCGAAGAGGAGTGTCCGGACGGCTCCGAAAGCGAGCCCGTCCGGACCGTGTCGTTCGTCGACGCCCCGGGGCACGAGACCCTGATGGCGACGATGTTGTCGGGAGCCTCGCTGATGGACGGTGCCGTGCTCGTCGTCTCGGCCTCCGAGCCCGTGCCACAGCCCCAGACCGAGGAGCACCTGATGGCACTCGACATCATCGGCATCGAGAACATCGTCATCGCCCAGAACAAGGTCGACCTGGTCGACGCCGAAACCGCCCGCGACAACTACCAGCAGATCAAAGAGTTCGTCGCGGGAACGGTCGCTGAGGACGCTCCCATCGTCCCCCTCTCCGCGGGCCAGGAGGTCAACATCGACTACCTCATCGGCGCGATCGAGGAGGAGATCCCGACACCCGAGCGCGACCCCGACGTCGACCCCCGGATGCACGTCGCCCGGAGCTTCGACATCAACAAACCCGGGACGACCTACGAGAACATCACCGGCGGCGTCCTCGGCGGCAGTCTCGTCGCCGGGCAACTCGACGTCGGCGACGAACTCGAGGTCCGTCCCGGCCGACAGGTCGAGGAGGGCGGCCAGTCCGAGTACGTCCCGATCGAGACGACGGTCCGCTCGCTGCAGGCGGCCGGACAGTCCGTCGACACGGCGACGCCGGGCGGTCTGCTCGGCGTCGGCACCGGACTGGACCCGGCGCTGACGAAGGGCGACGCCCTCGCGGGCCGCATTGCCGGTCCGCCGGGATCGCTCCCGCCGACCTGGGAACAGTTCACCATGAGCGTCGACCTGCTTGAGCGCGTCGTTGGCGCCGAGGGGAGCGAGACCATCGACCCGATCAGCACGGGCGAACCGCTGATGATGACCGTCGGCACCTCGACGACCGTCGGCGCCGTCACCAGCGCCCGCGAGGGCGAGTGCGAGGTTAACCTCCAGCGGCCCGTCTGTGCCGAACCCGGTGCGAAAATCGCCATCAATCGCCGGATCGGCGCCCGCTGGCGCCTGATCGGCCTCGGCACGCTCCAGGAATAG
- a CDS encoding class I fructose-bisphosphate aldolase, with product MRPIDDSPIVRDGNACILAMDHGLEHGPVDFEEVPEKLDPATVFETATHDAVTCIAVQKGIAEGYYPSYEDDVNLLVKLNGTSNLWMGEPDSSLNCSVEYAAEIGADAVGFTLYGGSNNEVEMAEEFREIHEAAREYDLPVVMWSYPRGQGLKNDTKPGTISYATRLALELGADIAKVKYPGSADAMEHAVQCAGDMKVVMSGGSKTDDLDFLSTVEAVIAAGGNGLAVGRNVWQRENPERLLDALEKVIYEGETADAALEA from the coding sequence ATGCGACCCATCGACGACTCACCGATCGTTCGCGACGGAAACGCCTGCATTCTCGCGATGGACCACGGCCTCGAGCACGGTCCGGTCGACTTCGAGGAGGTGCCCGAGAAGCTCGACCCCGCGACCGTGTTCGAGACGGCGACCCACGACGCGGTGACGTGCATCGCCGTCCAGAAGGGAATCGCCGAGGGCTACTACCCGAGCTACGAGGACGACGTCAACCTCCTGGTCAAACTCAACGGGACGTCGAACCTCTGGATGGGCGAGCCGGACTCCTCGCTCAACTGTTCGGTGGAGTACGCTGCCGAAATCGGGGCCGACGCGGTCGGGTTCACCCTCTACGGCGGGTCGAACAACGAAGTCGAGATGGCCGAGGAGTTCCGCGAGATCCACGAGGCCGCCCGCGAGTACGACCTCCCGGTCGTCATGTGGTCGTACCCGCGCGGCCAGGGGCTGAAAAACGACACGAAACCGGGGACGATCTCCTATGCGACCCGACTGGCTCTCGAGCTGGGCGCCGACATCGCGAAGGTCAAATATCCCGGTAGCGCCGACGCCATGGAACACGCAGTCCAGTGTGCCGGCGACATGAAGGTCGTCATGAGTGGGGGCTCGAAGACCGACGACCTCGACTTCCTCTCGACGGTCGAGGCCGTGATCGCCGCCGGCGGCAACGGCCTCGCCGTGGGCCGAAACGTCTGGCAGCGCGAGAACCCCGAACGGCTGCTCGACGCCCTCGAGAAGGTCATCTACGAGGGGGAGACCGCCGACGCCGCGCTCGAGGCGTGA